The Hemiscyllium ocellatum isolate sHemOce1 unplaced genomic scaffold, sHemOce1.pat.X.cur. R, whole genome shotgun sequence genome includes a window with the following:
- the tpk2 gene encoding thiamin pyrophosphokinase 2 gives MAGSRSWAEGVLQLLGRMNSFHTLQGSSKPVCKQFCVGGQAVGVVQPRMLPLLRGYPEVFQITNGHVELRDHLRTFQQRSTALEQVLRDWRERGLFNCLSKWRNEEYPVMSRFCDPPLMNIERAAVGLFGVRSYGVHLNGFVRHDDGRMSMWIGRRTIQKETYPGRLDNLVAGGIPASLGVMETLLKECQEEACIPDSIARNARPAGTISYTYEDDAGIFPECQFVYDLEVPVDFRPEVGDGEVLEFYLWSLEQVIELLPGSEFKPNCAMVVLDFAIRHGLLHADNERHYQQLVEGLHREL, from the exons ATGGCAGGGAGCAGGTCGTGGGCTGAGGGTGTCCTGCAACTCCTGGGCAGGATGAACTCCTTCCACACCTTGCAGG GTTCCTCGAAGCCGGTGTGTAAACAGTTCTGTGTTGGGGGCCAGGCAGTGGGAGTGGTGCAGCCCAGGATGCTCCCTTTGCTGCGGGGATACCCTGAGGTGTTCCAGATCACCAACGGACACGTGGAGCTGAGGGACCACCTTCGCACCTTCCAGCAGCGCTCCACGGCACTGGAGCAGGTCCTCAGGGACTGGAGGGAGCGCGGGCTGTTCAACTGTCTCAGCAAATGGAGGAATGAG GAATACCCGGTAATGTCGCGGTTCTGTGACCCTCCGCTGATGAACATTGAACGGGCCGCTGTGG GTTTATTTGGTGTGAGGAGCTACGGGGTCCACCTCAACGGCTTCGTCCGACATGACGACGGGCGCATGTCCATGTGGATTGGCCGTCGCACGATCCAAAAGGAGACCTACCCCGGCCGCCTGGATAACCTG GTTGCAGGGGGTATCCCAGCCAGCCTCGGAGTGATGGAGACCCTGCTGAAGGAGTGTCAGGAAGAGGCCTGCATCCCCGACTCCATCGCCCGGAACGCCAGGCCGGCCGGCACCATCAG TTACACCTACGAAGATGATGCAGGGATTTTCCCAGAGTGCCAGTTCGTCTACGACCTGGAGGTCCCCGTCGACTTCCGGCCTGAGGTGGGAGACGGGGAGGTGCTGGAATTCTACCTCTGGTCCCTGGAACAG GTGATAGAGCTACTCCCAGGTTCGGAGTTTAAACCGAACTGCGCCATGGTGGTGTTGGACTTCGCCATTCGGCACGGGCTGCTCCACGCCGATAACG AACGCCATTACCAGCAGCTGGTCGAGGGGCTGCACAGGGAGCTATGA